The stretch of DNA CGTCCGCCGACGTGCTGGCCGAAGCCTCGACCGAGGTGGATATTTCGGCCATCGCGGTGGGGCAGGCGATCAAGGCGGTGTTCCGCAAGCAGCCCGTCTTCGTGCGCCACCTGACCCCGGCGGAAATCGCCGAGGCCGAGAAGGTGCCGCTCTCGGACCTGCGCGATCCTGAAACGCTGGAACAGCGCACCAAGCCGGGCAAGACCCAGTGGCTGATCACCATGGGCGTCTGCACCCATCTGGGCTGCGTGCCGCTGGGCACCGCCCAGGGTGAGCCCAAGGGCGAGTTCGGCGGCTATTTCTGCCCCTGCCACGGGTCGCAGTATGACACGGCCGCGCGCATCAGGAAGGGCCCCGCGCCCAAGAACCTGCTGGTGCCCGAATACGCCTTCACATCGCCCACCGTCGTCAAGATCGGCTGATTGCCGCTTCCCACGCGAGCCAAGACGCGAGGATTTCTGCCATGAGTTTTCCATGGGCCAATGAATACAAGCCGAGCCATCCGGCGATGGTGTGGCTGGACGAAAAGCTGCCGCTGCCGCGCTTCGTCTTCAATGCGGTGGGCGCGGGCTATCCGGTGCCGCGCAATCTGAACTATATGTGGAATTTCGGCGTGCTGGCCGGCTTCTGCCTGATGCTGCAGATCGTGACGGGTGTGATCCTGGCGATGCATTATGCCGCCAACACCGATGTCGCCTTCAACTCCACCGAGCATATCATGCGCGACGTCAACTGGGGCTGGATGCTGCGTTACGCGCATGCCAATGGCGCCAGCGCCTTCTTCGTGGTGGTCTATGCCCATATCTTCCGGGGCTTCTACTTCGGCAGCTACAAGGCCCCGCGCGAGATGATCTGGCTGCTGGGCGTGGTGATCTTCCTGCTGATGATGGCCACCGCCTTCATGGGTTACGTGCTGCCCTGGGGCCAGATGAGCTTTTGGGGGGCGCAGGTGATCACCGGCCTGTTCAGCGCCATTCCGCTGGTGGGCGATGCGCTGCACACCTGGCTGCTGGGCGGGTTCGCGCCCGATCAGGCGGCGCTCAACCGCTTCTTCTCGCTGCACTTCCTGCTGCCCTTCGTCATTCTGGGCGTGGTGATCCTGCATATCTGGGCGCTGCATATCCCCGGCTCCTCGAACCCCACCGGCGTCGAGGTGAAGAGCGAGAGCGACACCGTGCCTTTCCATCCTTACTATACGGCCAAGGATGGGGTGGGGCTGCTGGTGTTCCTGTTCCTCTATTGCGCGATGCTGTTCTTCTTCCCCAACGCGCTGGGCCATCCGGACAATTACATTCCGGCCAACCCGATGCAGACGCCTGCGCATATCGTGCCCGAATGGTATTTCTGGCCCTTCTACGCGATCCTGCGCGCCTTTACCGCCGATCTGACCATCCCCTTCACCCATGTGGTGCTGGTGCCCGCCAAGCTGCTGGGTGTGCTGGCGATGTTCAGTTCGATCCTGGTGTGGTTCGCGCTGCCCTGGCTGGACACCTCGCCGGTGCGTTCGGGCCATTTCCGTCCCACCTTCCGCAAGATCTACTGGCTGCTGGTGATCGACGTGGTGATCCTGGGCTATTGCGGCGGCTCGCCCGCCGAGGAGCCCTTCGTGATGATCAGCCAGATCGCGGCGGCTTACTATTTCCTGCATTTCTTCATCATTCTGCCAGTGGTCTCGCTGATCGAAACCCCGCAGCCGCTGCCTTTCTCGATCACCGAAAGCGTGCTCGGCAAGGATGTTGAAACCACCCCGGCCCCGGCCGAATAAGCGAAGGGAGGCAAATCCATGGTCCGCCTGATTTCCGCCCTGATCGGGGCTTTCTTCACCCTCTGTTTGCTGATCGCGTTTGGCACGGGGCTTGTCAGCTATATCACGGAGCCGCCCGCCAAGACGGTGGAGGCCGCCTTCCACAAGCATCCCGGCGAACTGGCGCTGCAAAGCGATGGCGCTTTCGGCACCTTCAACCGCCAGCAGCTGCAGCGCGGCTTCCAGGTCTACAAGGAGGTCTGCTCGGCCTGCCACGCGATCAAATATGTGGCGTTCCGCGACCTGAAGGAGATCGGCTACAACGATCCCGAAGTGAAGGCGATTGCCGCTGGCTTCAAGGTGCCCGTCTACAATCCCCAGACCGGCGAACTGAAGACGCGCGACGGCGTGCCGACCGATCACTTCCCGCCCGTGGTCTATGGCGGTTCGGGCACGCCGCCTGACCTGTCGCTGATCACCAAGGCGCGTCATGGCGGGGCATCCTATGTCCATGCGCTGCTGACCGGCTATGCCGAACAGCCCGCCGAACTGCTCAAGAAGTATCCCGAGAGCAAGACGCCCGAGGGCCTCTTCTACAACCCCTATTTCGCCAATCTCAACATCGCCATGCCGCCGCCGCTGGCGAGCGAGGGCCAGGTTTCCTACAAGGATGGCACCAAGGCCACGGTTGACCAGATGGCCACCGATGTCGCGGCTTTCCTGGTGTGGACCGCCGAACCCAAGCTGGAAAAGCGCCACCAGACGGGCTGGCCGGTGCTGGGCTTCCTGCTGTTCGCCACGGTGCTGGCCTATATGGCTTACCGCAACGTCTGGGCTGACAAGAAGCACTGAGCCCGCTAAAGGCTGACGCAACAGGGGGCCCCTTGCATCGAAGGATGCAGGGGGCCTCTGGCGTGATGAAAGGACGCGGGCATGACTGCCGACGTAATCGTGAAAGCCGATCTGCTTGAGGCCGAAGACCTGAAGGCGCTGGTGCGCAGCGTGCCCGATTTCCCCAAGCCGGGCATTCTGTTCCGCGACATCACCACGCTGATCGGGCACGGCGCGGGCTTTGCCGCCAGCGTCCGCCTGCTGGCCGACCGCGCCGAGGCGGCGGAGGCGCAGGCCATCGCGGGCATGGAGGCGCGTGGCTTCATCTTCGGCGCGGCGGTGGCGGCGCGGCTGGGCGTGCCTTTCGTGCCGGTGCGCAAGCCGGGCAAGCTGCC from Novosphingobium sp. encodes:
- the petA gene encoding ubiquinol-cytochrome c reductase iron-sulfur subunit, translating into MTQSEATATGLDSEASGVRRRDFIEVAAVSAAGVGALAALVPLISQMSPSADVLAEASTEVDISAIAVGQAIKAVFRKQPVFVRHLTPAEIAEAEKVPLSDLRDPETLEQRTKPGKTQWLITMGVCTHLGCVPLGTAQGEPKGEFGGYFCPCHGSQYDTAARIRKGPAPKNLLVPEYAFTSPTVVKIG
- a CDS encoding cytochrome b/b6; translation: MSFPWANEYKPSHPAMVWLDEKLPLPRFVFNAVGAGYPVPRNLNYMWNFGVLAGFCLMLQIVTGVILAMHYAANTDVAFNSTEHIMRDVNWGWMLRYAHANGASAFFVVVYAHIFRGFYFGSYKAPREMIWLLGVVIFLLMMATAFMGYVLPWGQMSFWGAQVITGLFSAIPLVGDALHTWLLGGFAPDQAALNRFFSLHFLLPFVILGVVILHIWALHIPGSSNPTGVEVKSESDTVPFHPYYTAKDGVGLLVFLFLYCAMLFFFPNALGHPDNYIPANPMQTPAHIVPEWYFWPFYAILRAFTADLTIPFTHVVLVPAKLLGVLAMFSSILVWFALPWLDTSPVRSGHFRPTFRKIYWLLVIDVVILGYCGGSPAEEPFVMISQIAAAYYFLHFFIILPVVSLIETPQPLPFSITESVLGKDVETTPAPAE
- a CDS encoding cytochrome c1, giving the protein MVRLISALIGAFFTLCLLIAFGTGLVSYITEPPAKTVEAAFHKHPGELALQSDGAFGTFNRQQLQRGFQVYKEVCSACHAIKYVAFRDLKEIGYNDPEVKAIAAGFKVPVYNPQTGELKTRDGVPTDHFPPVVYGGSGTPPDLSLITKARHGGASYVHALLTGYAEQPAELLKKYPESKTPEGLFYNPYFANLNIAMPPPLASEGQVSYKDGTKATVDQMATDVAAFLVWTAEPKLEKRHQTGWPVLGFLLFATVLAYMAYRNVWADKKH
- a CDS encoding adenine phosphoribosyltransferase, which gives rise to MTADVIVKADLLEAEDLKALVRSVPDFPKPGILFRDITTLIGHGAGFAASVRLLADRAEAAEAQAIAGMEARGFIFGAAVAARLGVPFVPVRKPGKLPVPVISIDYALEYGTDRLEIDPEAISQGQRVVILDDLIATGGTALAATQLLRRAGAEVTHALFAIDLPDLGGAEKLRAEGITVDALMDFPGH